A genomic window from Nicotiana sylvestris chromosome 11, ASM39365v2, whole genome shotgun sequence includes:
- the LOC104230566 gene encoding DNA polymerase II subunit B4: protein MAEIEKQKDKEKEKLPSAPVQIEQEVLPKTIVRRLVKDKLSQLSTDTDISLLRDSLLAFSESARIFIHYLSATANDICKESKRQTINAEDVFKALEEIEFPEFIEPLRASLEVFRQRNSKRKSGSMKSAESNKKAKLKEPVENGKAKMKEQPSDTENEDGQAGEQPSDNENEDGQAAEHPSDNENEDGQAEGEDSGDE from the exons ATGGCGGAAATAGAGAAGCAGAAAGACAAGGAGAAGGAGAAATTACCATCAGCACCAGTACAAATAGAGCAAGAGGTTCTGCCCAAGACTATCGTGCGCCGGCTTGTGAAGGATAAACTTTCCCAGCTATCCACCGATACTGACATCTCTCTTCTCCGCGACTCTCTCCTTGCGTTCTCCGAAAGCGCCCGCATTTTCATCCATTACCTCTCCGCCAC TGCTAATGACATATGCAAGGAGTCTAAGAGGCAAACGATAAATGCGGAGGATGTGTTCAAGGCTCTTGAAGAGATTGAGTTTCCCGAGTTCATTGAGCCTCTTAGAGCTTCTCTCGAGG TATTCAGACAAAGGAACTCTAAAAGGAAGTCAGGATCAATGAAATCCGCAGAATCTAACAAAAAAGCGAAGCTGAAAGAACCTGTGGAAAATGGGAAGGCCAAGATGAAAGAGCAACCCTCTGACACTGAAAATGAAGATGGACAAGCTGGCGAGCAACCCTCTGATAATGAAAATGAAGATGGACAAGCTGCCGAGCACCCCTCTGATAATGAAAATGAAGATGGACAAGCTGAAGGCGAGGATAGTGGTGATGAATAA